Sequence from the Pirellulales bacterium genome:
AGCCGTTCAAATAAGCGTTCACGCTGGTCAGCTCACCGTTGATCATGAAATTATTGACCCACGTGTTCGCCGAAGCGTTGTACGGATTGAGGTACTGATTACCGTTGCCGGAGCCGCCGCCGGCGCCGCCGTTGCGGTACGCAAAAATCAATTGTCCTGTGCCGGGCACATTGAAAAACTCCGGATAGGTGACCTCGTTGGTGGTGCTGCCGCTGGAGGGAAACAACGTGGGGGCCGTGGTCGACGATTGCTTGTTGAGCCGCAAAAATCCCCCTGAGCCGAATGCGCTGGTGCCGGTAATGGCCGCGTTCGAAATGGCGTAGTTCAGCGTGACATTGTGCATGTCCCACGAGATGTGCAGGTTGCCATTGGGATCGATGCCCATGGCAATGACATCGTGATCGTCGCCAATATCGCTAGAAGAAATAGTGTAGGTGTTTGTGCCGGAACCTGTGCCCGTGGAGCTTGCCGAATCGACCGTCCAACTCCCCCACGTTCCCGTCGAAATGTTGAACGTGCGCCGGCCAATTTCGATGTGATCGCTGGTGTTATAAAAGGCGAGGTATTCGTCCGTGTTTTGCGCGCCGGCGTTGGTGAAGTTCTGCGAAATTAAATTGTCGTGATCGATCGAGCAGGAATTGGTATCTTGCGCGAAATATGCGCCGGTGCTGACGACCGTGGTCAGCGAGCCCAAATTTTGCCCGCGACTGGGGGTGGCAGGAAAAGCCGCACAGGTCAGCGCCGCCAGCAGCCCGATTGCCCGGCAACCCGTGGCGGCTTGGAAGCAGCGCAGAACCATCGGGTTTGTGGAGAGCCTCTTCCGCAGCATAAGTTTTTGTTCCGTATCAGTCCCGGCAGCTTTTCACGTGGCCCCAGCGTGAATCAACGAACCACTCGCAGGGCTCCAGGAACAGAGCAACCCACGATTAGCCCCGCCGCCTATTATAGCAATCGAAAGCGGCTGCGACTACATTTTTTCACCGGCAGTAGTTGGTCAGTTTGAAATGTAGAGGCGGCCGGGCACCGACCGAAGGTTGGTCGCAGCCGCTGACGCGCCAATCGCTGAAAAAACGGCTGGGCACAGCTGTCGCTACATCCTGATCGATTAAACTGACCCACAACCTCACCGGTGCTTTCCGGGTTTCGTAGCGGGCGGGCGGAAGTTGCCGCAGCCGCTGCCCACGGATAGATGCTGCTTGAACCCTCGGAAGGGATGGACGTGGCCCGGAACAAAAACAGCGGGCAGTGCTTCGCCCTTAGTTTGGTCGAAGCGCTGCCCGCCGAAACACACAAATTCAGAAAGTACGGCCCCTTGCCCGGGGAGAGGGCAGGGCCGCGAGAGCTTTTTACTTCATTATTTCCGACGACGGGCGGCCCCAATCAAACCGACCAAACTCAAGCCGGCCAACAGCAATGCCGAGGGCTCGGGAACGACGGTTAACTGGCCCGTCGTTTGGCTGAATTGGTAGTCCACGCCATTGGCGACTTCGTCCCAAATGCCGCCGCCATCATTGTTAAAGCCTGTCACGGTAAACGTACCGGTAAAGGTTTGGGTAGTCGCGGCTGCGACTGACCAAATATCGCCGGGGGTGTTGTCGGCGCCGGCCAGATTGAAGTTAAACGCGCCATCGTAGGTAGCGATGCCAGTCAAAGTGGTGAAGACCGAGTTATTGACTCCATTGGCGCCGATGACAAAATTCAACACGCCTGTGCTGTCCAACTCAAAGCGGGGGACGTTGGTTCCCAAGCCATCATTTTGTTCCGTGAGGTTAATGCTGCCGGTATATGTGTTGGCGCCGTTCGTAAAGTGTACGGTTCGCGCCACATCAGTATTGCCCGGAGAGTCAATGATCACGGTTGCTGAGCCGCTAACCAACGACTGAATGTAGGTCGGGCCTTGAGCGTCAATGATTCCGCCATTGATGAGCAAGTTCCCCGCCAGCGCGAAGAAATCGGCGCTACCACTTCCATGGCGAATGAACCCATTGGGATTCAAGGTCAAGTTATTGACGGTGATCACGTTGGGAGTTGCG
This genomic interval carries:
- a CDS encoding PEP-CTERM sorting domain-containing protein, whose product is MSISRISLAIAVLVVGLFGFVLSSQASVINMTADDAVGTTSFNTAGHWSDSNAPAAANDYTNLNSPTTPVRGQLLRTPSSAGNFSFAGNSLTITGVAAVVTPANQAIIWKGTGGSAATPNVITVNNLTLNPNGFIRHGSGSADFFALAGNLLINGGIIDAQGPTYIQSLVSGSATVIIDSPGNTDVARTVHFTNGANTYTGSINLTEQNDGLGTNVPRFELDSTGVLNFVIGANGVNNSVFTTLTGIATYDGAFNFNLAGADNTPGDIWSVAAATTQTFTGTFTVTGFNNDGGGIWDEVANGVDYQFSQTTGQLTVVPEPSALLLAGLSLVGLIGAARRRK